The following coding sequences lie in one Nycticebus coucang isolate mNycCou1 chromosome 18, mNycCou1.pri, whole genome shotgun sequence genomic window:
- the GPATCH8 gene encoding G patch domain-containing protein 8 isoform X3 has translation MGMGRMEMELDYAEDATERRRVLEVEKEDTEELRQKYKDYVDKEKAIAKALEDLRANFYCELCDKQYQKHQEFDNHINSYDHAHKQRLKDLKQREFARNVSSRSRKDEKKQEKALRRLHELAEQRKQAECAPGSGPMFRPTTVAVDEEGGEDDKDESATNSGTGATCGLGSEFSTDKGGPFTAVQITNTTGLTQAPGLGSQGISFGIKNNLGTPLQKLGVSFSFAKKTPVKLESIASVFKDHAEEGTSEDGTKPDEKGSDQGLQKVGDSDGSSNLDGKKEDEDPQDGGSLASTLSKLKRMKREEGAGATEPEYYHYIPPAHCKVKPNFPFLLFMRASEQMEGDNSTHPKNTPESKKGSSPKPKGCIKVAASQGAEKAVSEVSEQQKETNVTEPSELGSKVEAKKALGGDVSDQNSEDQSQKPSEVQMCESSPNKETSPTVSAGKESQEGPKHPTGPFFPVLSKDESTALQWPSELLIFTKAEPSISYSCNPLYFDFKLSRNKDARAKGTEKPKDLGSSSKDHLQDLDPGEPIKNKEGGENVVHSSGGRMDAPASGSSCSGLHMQEPGGSHGSETEDTGRSLPSKKERSGRSHRHKKKKKHKKSSKHKRKHKADTEDKSAKAESGEKSKKRKKRKRKKNKSSAPADSERGPKPEPPGSGSPAPPRRRRRAQDDSQWRSLPAEEGNSGRKDEGGGGSSQDHGGRKHKSELPTSTCQRRAGTKRSSRSSHRSQPSSGDEDSDDASSRRLHQKSPSQYSEEEEEEEEDSGSEHSRSRSRSGRRHSSHRSSRRSYSSSSDASSDQSCYSRQRSYSDDSYSDYSDQSRRHSKRSHDSDDSDYASSKHRSKRHKYSSSDDDYSLSCSQSPSRSRSHTRERSRSRGRSRSSSCSRSRSKRRSRSTTAHSWQRSRSYSRDRSRSTRSPSQRSGSRKGSWGHESPEERRSGRRDFIRSKIYRSQSPHYFRSGRGEGLGKKDDGRGDDSKGTGPSSQNSNIGTGRGSESDCSPEDKNSVTAKLLLEKIQSRKVERKSSVSEEVQATPNKAGLKLKDPPQGYFGPKLPPSLGNKPVLPLIGKLPATRKSNKKCEESGLERGEEQEQSETEEGPPGNSDAPFGHQFPSEETAGPLSDPLPEEPKSEEAIADHPVAPLGTPAHSDCYPGDPTTSHNYLPDPSDGDTLESLDSGSQPGPVESSLLPIAPDLEHFPSYAPPSGEPSIESTDGAEDASLAPLESQPITFTPEEMEKYSKLQQAAQQHIQQQLLAKQVKAFPASAALAPATPALQPIHIQQPATASATSITTVQHAILQHHAAAAAAAIGIHPHPHPQPLAQVHHIPQPHLTPISLSHLTHSIIPGHPATFLTSHPIHIIPASAIHPGPFTFHPVPHAALYPTLLAPRPAAAAATALHLHPLLHPIFSGQDLQHPPSHGT, from the coding sequence TGCACCTGGAAGTGGTCCCATGTTTAGACCAACCACAGTGGCTGTAGATGAAGAAGGTGGAGAAGATGATAAGGATGAATCAGCTACAAATAGTGGCACAGGAGCTACTTGTGGCCTGGGATCTGAATTCTCCACAGATAAAGGAGGCCCTTTCACTGCAGTACAAATCACTAATACCACTGGACTGACACAGGCTCCTGGGTTAGGCTCCCAAGGCATTAGCTTTGGCATTAAGAATAATCTGGGGACCCCATTGCAAAAATTGGGAGTGTCATTTTCTTTTGCCAAGAAGACCCCTGTCAAACTTGAATCAATAGCATCAGTTTTCAAGGACCATGCAGAGGAAGGGACCTCTGAAGATGGAACAAAACCTGATGAGAAGGGTTCTGACCAAGGACTGCAGAAGGTAGGAGATTCTGATGGTAGCAGTAATCTTGATGgtaaaaaagaagatgaagaccCTCAAGATGGAGGGTCCCTTGCCTCAACATTATCCAAGTTAAAAAGGATGAAGAGAGAAGaaggagctggggctacagagccAGAGTATTACCACTACATCCCCCCAGCACACTGCAAAGTAAAACCTAATTTTCCCTTCCTACTCTTTATGAGAGCCAGTGAACAAATGGAGGGTGACAATAGTACACATCCCAAGAATACCCCAGAGAGTAAAAAAGGCAGTTCTCCCAAGCCTAAAGGCTGTATCAAGGTGGCAGCAAGCCAGGGAGCAGAAAAAGCAGTTAGTGAAGTCTCTGAGCAGCAGAAGGAAACCAATGTGACCGAGCCTTCTGAGCTTGGAAGCAAAGTTGAGGCAAAGAAGGCCTTAGGAGGGGATGTAAGTGATCAGAATTCAGAGGATCAAAGTCAGAAGCCTTCAGAGGTCCAAATGTGTGAGTCTAGCCCTAATAAAGAAACCTCTCCGACCGtctcagcaggaaaagaaagccAGGAGGGACCCAAACATCCTACTGGTCCCTTCTTCCCAGTTTTGAGCAAAGATGAAAGTACTGCCCTCCAGTGGCCATCAGAACTATTAATTTTCACCAAGGCAGAACCCTCCATTTCATATAGTTGTAACCCTCTATATTTTGACTTCAAACTTTCAAGGAACAAAGATGCCAGAGCTAAAGGGACAGAAAAACCAAAGGATTTAGGAAGCTCCTCAAAGGACCACCTCCAAGACCTAGATCCTGgtgagccaattaaaaacaaagaagggggAGAGAATGTAGTACATTCCTCAGGAGGCAGAATGGATGCACCTGCTTCAGGGTCTTCCTGTAGCGGCCTACACATGCAGGAGCCTGGGGGCAGCCATGGGTCAGAAacagaagacacagggagaagccTTCCTAGTAAGAAAGAACGATCTGGGAGGTCCCAccgacacaaaaagaaaaagaaacacaaaaaatccAGCAAACATAAACGTAAACACAAAGCTGACACAGAAGACAAAAGTGCTAAGGCAGAGTCTGGGGAGAAGTCTAAGAAGCGCAAGAAACGAAAACGAAAGAAGAATAAGTCATCAGCCCCAGCAGATTCTGAACGAGGACCCAAACCAGAACCCCCTGGGAGTGGCAGTCCTGCACCACCAAGAAGACGGAGGCGAGCTCAAGATGACTCCCAGTGGAGATCCCTCCCAGCTGAAGAAGGGAACAGTGGTAGGAAGGATGAAGGTGGTGGTGGCAGTTCTCAGGATCATGGTGGGAGGAAACACAAAAGTGAACTTCCAACTTCAACCTGCCAGCGAAGAGCTGGTACAAAACGGAGCAGCCGGTCTAGCCATCGGAGCCAGCCCAGTAGCGGAGATGAGGATAGTGATGATGCTTCATCACGCAGGCTGCACCAGAAGTCTCCATCCCAGtacagtgaggaggaggaggaagaagaggaagactcAGGCAGTGAGCATTCCCGTAGCCGCTCTCGATCTGGCCGGCGCCATTCTTCACATCGTTCCTCCCGGCGTTCTTACTCAAGTAGTTCAGATGCTTCTTCAGACCAGAGCTGCTATAGTAGACAGCGCAGTTACTCTGATGACAGCTACAGTGACTATAGTGATCAATCACGAAGGCACTCCAAGCGCTCCCACGACTCAGATGACTCAGACTATGCCAGCTCCAAGCACCGATCCAAACGGCACAAATACTCATCTTCTGATGATGATTACAGCCTCAGTTGCAGCCAGTCCCCAAGCCGATCTCGGAGTCATACCAGAGAACGCTCAAGATCTAGGGGACGCAGCCGCAGCAGCAGTTGTAGTCGTAGTCGGAGCAAGCGGAGAAGCCGCAGCACCACAGCCCACAGCTGGCAACGGAGCCGAAGCTATAGCCGGGACCGCAGCCGCAGCACCAGGAGCCCTTCCCAGAGATCAGGCTCCAGGAAGGGATCTTGGGGTCATGAAAGCCCTGAGGAGAGGCGTTCTGGGCGTCGAGACTTCATTCGTTCTAAGATCTACCGCTCCCAGTCCCCCCACTATTTCCGATCAGGTCGTGGAGAAGGTCTTGGGAAGAAAGATGATGGCAGAGGAGATGACAGTAAAGGGACAGGCCCATCCTCCCAGAACAGCAATATTGGCACAGGAAGGGGATCAGAAAGTGACTGTAGCCCTGAAGATAAGAACTCTGTCACTGCCAAGCTGCTACTGGAGAAGATCCAGTCAAGAAAAGTGGAGAGGAAATCCAGTGTTAGTGAGGAGGTGCAGGCCACCCCTAATAAAGCTGGGCTCAAGCTCAAGGACCCTCCTCAAGGTTACTTTGGGCCCAAGCTTCCCCCCTCTCTTGGCAATAAGCCTGTTCTTCCACTGATAGGGAAACTCCCCGCTACCCGAAAGTCAAACAAGAAATGTGAGGAGTCTGGCTTGGAAAGGGGGGAAGAACAAGAACAGTCAGAGACAGAAGAGGGGCCCCCAGGAAATAGTGATGCCCCATTTGGACATCAATTCCCCTCAGAGGAAACAGCTGGCCCCTTATCAGACCCACTCCCAGAAGAGCCAAAGTCTGAAGAAGCTATTGCTGATCACCCCGTGGCTCCGCTAGGCACGCCAGCACACTCTGACTGCTACCCTGGGGACCCAACCACCTCCCATAACTACCTCCCTGACCCCAGTGATGGGGACACCCTAGAATCTCTGGATAGTGGCAGTCAACCAGGCCCTGTGGAATCCAGCTTGCTGCCAATAGCACCAGACCTTGAGCACTTCCCCAGTTACGCTCCTCCCAGTGGGGAGCCTAGTATTGAGTCAACAGATGGGGCTGAGGATGCTTCACTGGCCCCCCTGGAAAGCCAGCCCATCACCTTCACCCCTGAGGAGATGGAGAAGTACAGCAAGCTCCAGCAGGCTGCTCAGCAGCACATCCAGCAGCAGCTTCTAGCCAAGCAAGTAAAGGCCTTTCCAGCTTCAGCTGCCCTGGCCCCTGCCACACCAGCCCTGCAACCCATCCACATTCAGCAGCCAGCCACAGCCTCTGCCACCTCCATCACAACTGTTCAGCATGCAATCTTACAGCATCATGCTGCAGCAGCCGCCGCTGCTATTGGCATTCAcccccaccctcatccccaaCCCCTTGCCCAGGTACACCATATCCCCCAGCCTCATCTGACCCCCATCTCCTTGTCCCACCTTACTCACTCAATCATCCCAGGCCATCCTGCCACCTTTCTCACTAGCCATCCCATCCACAtcattcctgcctcagccatccaTCCTGGGCCCTTTACCTTCCACCCTGTCCCACATGCTGCCCTCTACCCTACCCTGCTTGCTCCACGGCCTGCTGCAGCAGCTGCCACTGCCCTCCACCTTCACCCACTACTTCACCCCATCTTCTCAGGTCAGGACCTGCAGCACCCCCCTAGCCATGGCACATAG
- the ITGA2B gene encoding integrin alpha-IIb translates to MARALCLPHALWLLEWVLLLMGPGASPPAQALNLDPVQLTFYTGPNASHFGFSLDFYKDSQGSTAIVVGAPRTLGPSQEETGGVFLCPWRAEGGQCTSLHFNLNDETRKVGSQIFQTFKAGQGLGASVVSWNDIIVACAPWQHWNVLEEADEAEKTPVGGCFLARLQSGGRAEYSPCRANTMTSVYPKNRYRVDRRYCEAGFSSAVTQAGELVLGAPGGYFFLGLLAWAPIADIISNYRPGTLLWHVPTQRFSFDSSKIEDLDSYRGYSVAVGEFDGDLGTTEYVFGAPTWSWTLGAVEILDLHFRRLHRLQGEQMASYFGHSVAVTDVNGDGKHDLLVGAPLYMESRADRKLAEVGRVYLFLQPRGPHTLGTLSLLLTGTQLYGRFGSAIAPLGDLNRDGYNDVAVAAPYGGPSGRGQVLVFLGQSEGLSSRPSQVLDSPFPKGSGFGFSLRGAIDIDDNGYPDLLVGAYGANKVTVYRAQPVVLATVQLLVQDSLNPTVKNCVLPQTKTSVSCFDILMCVGATGHNIPQKLYLNAELQLDKQKPRQGRRVLLLDSQQASTTLNLYLGERHRPICHTTKAFLRDEADFRDKLSPIVLSLNVSLSPKEEAGAAPAVVLHGDTHVQEQTRIILDCGEDDVCVPQLQLTANVTSSPLLVGADNVLELQMDAANKGEGAYEAELAVHLPSGAYYMHALSNVEGFERLTCNQKKENETKVVLCELGNPMKKNAQIGITMLVSVGNLEEAGEHVSFQLQIRSKNSQNPNSEPVLLDVPVWAEAQVELHGNSFPASLVVAAEEGDREQNSMDSWGPKVEHTYELHNDGPGTVSGLRLSIHLPSQSQSSDLLYILDVQPHGGLQCSPQPSPNPLKLAWKLPTPSPSPIHSEDHRRERRHAFPGPKQLSRLQDPVLVSCDSSPCTVVQCELQEMARGQRAMVTVLAFLWLPSLRQRPLDQFVLQSHAWFNVSSLPYTVPALSLPSGEALVQTKLLRVFEEKAVPIWWVLVGALGGLLLLTLLVLAMWKVGFFKRNQPPLEEDEEEE, encoded by the exons ATGGCCAGAGCTTTGTGTCTACCACATGCCCTCTGGCTTCTGGAGTGGGTGCTGCTGCTCATGGGACCTGGTGCTTCCCCTCCTGCTCAGGCATTGAACCTGGACCCAGTGCAGCTCACCTTCTATACAGGCCCCAATGCCAGCCACTTTGGGTTTTCATTGGATTTCTACAAGGACAGCCAAGGCAG TACGGCTATCGTGGTGGGCGCACCGCGGACCCTGGGCCCCAGCCAGGAGGAAACCGGTGGAGTGTTCCTGTGCCCCTGGAGGGCGGAGGGCGGCCAGTGCACCTCACTGCACTTCAACCTCA ATGATGAGACCCGAAAAGTAGGCTCCCAAATTTTCCAAACTTTCAAGGCCGGGCAAGGACTGGGGGCATCGGTTGTCAGCTGGAACGAcatcattgtg GCCTGTGCCCCCTGGCAGCACTGGAACGTCCTAGAAGAGGCCGACGAGGCTGAGAAGACGCCTGTAGGTGGCTGCTTCTTAGCTCGGCTCCAAAGCGGCGGCCGCGCAGAGTACTCACCCTGCCGAGCGAATACCATGACCAGCGTTTACCCGAAAAATAGATATA GGGTAGATAGGCGCTACTGCGAAGCTGGCTTCAGCTCAGCGGTCACTCAG GCTGGGGAACTGGTACTTGGGGCTCCTGGTGGCTATTTTTTCTTAG GTCTCCTGGCCTGGGCTCCAATTGCTGATATCATCTCGAATTACCGTCCGGGTACCCTTTTGTGGCACGTGCCCACCCAGCGATTCAGTTTTGACTCCAGCAAAATAGAGGACTTGGACAGCTACCGGG GGTACTCAGTGGCGGTGGGTGAATTCGACGGGGATCTCGGCACTACAG AATATGTCTTCGGTGCCCCTACTTGGAGCTGGACCCTGGGAGCG GTGGAAATTTTGGACTTGCACTTCCGCAGGCTGCACCGGCTGCAGGGAGAGCAG ATGGCTTCATATTTCGGACACTCAGTAGCTGTCACTGATGTCAACGGGGATGG GAAGCATGATCTGCTAGTGGGTGCTCCACTGTACATGGAGAGTCGGGCAGACCGCAAGCTGGCCGAGGTGGGGCGCGTGTATTTATTTCTGCAGCCCAGAGGCCCTCACACACTGGGCACCCTCAGCCTCCTGCTGACCGGCACACAGCTGTATGGGCGATTTGGCTCTGCTATCGCGCCTCTGGGTGACCTCAACAGGGATGGCTACAATg ATGTTGCAGTGGCTGCCCCCTATGGGGGCCCCAGTGGTCGGGGCCAGGTGCTGGTGTTCCTGGGTCAGAGTGAGGGGCTGAGTTCACGGCCCTCTCAAGTCCTGGACAGTCCCTTCCCCAAAGGCTCTGGCTTTGGGTTCTCCCTTCGAGGTGCTATAGACATCGATGACAACGGATACCCAG ACCTGCTAGTGGGAGCTTACGGGGCCAACAAGGTGACTGTATACAG AGCTCAGCCGGTAGTGTTGGCCACTGTCCAGTTGCTGGTGCAAGACTCACTGAATCCTACTGTGaaaaattgtgtcctgccccagaCTAAGACATCAGTGAGCTG CTTTGATATCCTGATGTGTGTGGGAGCCACTGGGCACAACATTCCTCAGAAGCTGT ACCTAAATGCCGAGCTGCAGCTTGATAAGCAGAAGCCCCGCCAGGGCCGGCGGGTGCTCTTGCTGGACTCTCAACAGGCAAGCACCACGTTGAATCTGTACCTGGGAGAAAGGCACAGACCCATCTGTCACACCACTAAGGCCTTTCTTCGA GATGAGGCAGACTTCCGGGACAAGCTAAGTCCCATCGTGCTCAGTCTCAACGTGTCCCTGTCCCCCAAGGAGGAGGCTGGAGCAGCCCCTGCTGTCGTGCTGCATGGAGACACCCATGTCCAGGAGCAG ACCCGCATCATCCTGGACTGTGGGGAAGACGATGTGTGTGTGCCCCAGCTCCAGCTCACTGCCAACGT GACGAGCTCCCCACTCCTAGTTGGGGCAGATAATGTGCTGGAGCTGCAGATGGACGCAGCCAACAAGGGTGAGGGGGCGTATGAGGCAGAGCTGGCCGTGCACCTGCCCTCAGGGGCCTACTACATGCATGCCCTCAGCAATGTGGAG GGGTTTGAGAGGCTCACCTGTAaccagaagaaggaaaatgagacCAAGGTGGTGCTGTGTGAGCTAGGCAACCCCATGAAGAAGAACGCCCAG ATAGGAATCACAATGTTGGTGAGTGTGGGAAACCTGGAAGAAGCTGGAGAGCATGTGTCCTTCCAGCTGCAGATCAGGAG cAAAAACAGCCAGAATCCGAATAGTGAGCCTGTGCTGCTGGATGTGCCAGTCTGGGCAGAGGCACAAGTGGAGCTGCATGG GAACTCCTTTCCAGCCTCCCTGGTGGTGGCAGCAGAAGAAGGTGACAGGGAGCAGAACAGCATGGACAGCTGGGGCCCCAAAGTGGAACACACCTATGAG CTGCACAATGATGGCCCTGGGACTGTGAGTGGCCTCCGCCTCAGCATCCACCTCCCCAGCCAGTCTCAGTCCTCTGACCTGCTCTACATCCTGGATGTACAGCCCCACGGGGGTCTTCAATGTTCCCCACAGCCGTCCCCTAACCCTCTCAAG CTGGCCTGGAAGCTGCCTACCCCCAGCCCTTCCCCCATCCACTCAGAGGATCACAGGCGGGAGCGCAGGCATGCCTTCCCAGGCCCCAAGCAGCTCTCGAGGCTTCAGGATCCAGTTCTGGTG AGCTGCGACTCTTCGCCCTGTACGGTGGTGCAGTGTGAGCTGCAGGAGATGGCACGCGGGCAGAGGGCCATGGTCACCGTGCTGGCTTTTCTGTGGCTGCCCAGCCTCCGCCAG aGACCCCTGGATCAGTTTGTCCTACAGTCGCACGCTTGGTTCAACGTCTCCTCCCTTCCCTACACCGTGCCCGCCCTCAGCTTGCCCAGTGGGGAGGCTCTG GTGCAGACAAAGTTGCTTCGGGTCTTTGAGGAAAAGGCTGTTCCAATCTGGTGGGTGCTGGTGGGTGCACTGGGTGGCCTGCTCCTGCTCACCCTCCTTGTCCTGGCCATGTGGAAG GTTGGCTTCTTCAAGCGGAATCAGCCGCCCCtggaagaagatgaagaggaggaatGA
- the LOC128570799 gene encoding ubiquitin-like protein 5 has protein sequence MIEVVCNDCLVKKVRVKCNTNDTIGDLKKLIAAQTGTRWNQIVLKKWYTIFKDHMSLGDYEIHDGMNLELYYQ, from the coding sequence ATGATCGAGGTTGTTTGCAACGACTGTTTGGTGAAGAAGGTCCGCGTCAAATGCAACACCAATGACACCATTGGGGACCTTAAAAAACTGATTGCAGCCCAAACTGGCACCCGTTGGAACCAGATTGTCCTTAAGAAGTGGTACACGATTTTTAAGGACCACATGTCTCTAGGGGACTATGAAATCCATGATGGGATGAACCTAGAGCTTTATTACCAATAG